A DNA window from Phyllostomus discolor isolate MPI-MPIP mPhyDis1 chromosome X, mPhyDis1.pri.v3, whole genome shotgun sequence contains the following coding sequences:
- the LOC114505273 gene encoding latexin-like — protein sequence MFLVQTVQQANMEDIPGLGRKYCCKFSVEEIIQKQVTVNYTAEVLYLPVGQDTAPEVSFTSEGETGKNPDEEDNTFYQKLKSIKEPLEAQNIPDSFENISSETKPVWHLAWVACGYIIWQNSSENTWYKMVKIQTAKQVQRNDDFIELDYTILLHDIASQETIPWQMQVLWHP from the coding sequence ATGTTTCTGGTGCAGACAGTCCAACAAGCCAACATGGAGGATATTCCAGGACTAGGACGTAAGTATTGCTGTAAGTTTTCTGTGGAAGAAATTATCCAAAAACAAGTGACAGTGAACTACACAGCTGAAGTACTTTACCTGCCAGTGGGACAAGATACTGCACCTGAAGTCAGTTTCACATCTGAAGGGGAAACTGGAAAGAACCCAGATGAAGAAGATAATACATTTTATCAAAAACTCAAATCCATAAAGGAACCACTGGAAGCACAAAACATTCCAGACAGTTTTGAAAACATATCTTCAGAAACGAAGCCAGTTTGGCATTTAGCCTGGGTTGCCTGTGGTTATATAATATGGCAGAATTCTAGTGAAAACACGTggtataaaatggtaaaaattcaAACTGCCAAGCAAGTGCAAAGAAATGATGACTTCATTGAGTTAGACTACACCATTCTACTTCATGACATTGCATCTCAGGAGACTATTCCTTGGCAAATGCAAGTTCTCTGGCATCCATAA